A window of the Streptococcus sp. 116-D4 genome harbors these coding sequences:
- a CDS encoding Cof-type HAD-IIB family hydrolase: MTKKIIAVDLDGTLLNSDSQISDFTKETIKKVAEKGHQIIITTGRPYRMSKDFYRELGLDTPMINFNGSLTHLPDQVWNFEKCLTVDKKYLLDMVQRSEDIQADFIAGEYRKKFYITNPNEEIANPKLFGVEAFQPEDQFQAELVTKDPNCILFQTRASDKYALAKEMNAFYQHQLSINTWGGPLNILECTPKGINKAFALDYLLKVMNRDKKDLIAFGDEHNDTEMLAFAGKGYAMKNANPELLPYADEQISLTNDQDGVAKTLQDLFL, encoded by the coding sequence ATGACGAAAAAAATTATTGCAGTTGACCTAGATGGCACCCTGCTCAACTCAGACAGTCAGATTTCTGACTTTACCAAAGAAACCATTAAAAAAGTTGCTGAAAAAGGGCATCAGATTATTATTACGACAGGTCGCCCTTACCGCATGTCGAAAGATTTCTACCGTGAACTAGGCTTAGACACTCCTATGATTAATTTCAACGGCTCTCTCACTCATTTGCCAGACCAAGTTTGGAACTTTGAAAAGTGTTTGACGGTAGATAAAAAATATCTGCTAGATATGGTTCAACGTTCAGAAGATATTCAAGCCGATTTTATCGCTGGAGAATATCGTAAAAAATTCTACATTACAAATCCCAATGAAGAAATTGCCAATCCTAAACTATTTGGTGTAGAAGCTTTCCAGCCTGAAGATCAATTCCAAGCTGAGTTGGTAACCAAGGATCCTAACTGTATCCTGTTTCAGACCAGAGCCAGTGACAAGTATGCCTTGGCAAAAGAAATGAATGCCTTCTACCAGCATCAACTTTCTATTAATACCTGGGGAGGCCCACTCAATATCCTTGAGTGTACTCCAAAAGGAATCAATAAAGCCTTTGCTTTGGACTACTTGCTCAAGGTAATGAACCGCGACAAAAAGGATTTGATTGCCTTTGGAGACGAACACAATGACACCGAAATGCTAGCTTTTGCTGGAAAAGGCTATGCCATGAAAAATGCTAATCCTGAGCTACTCCCTTATGCAGATGAGCAAATTTCCTTGACAAATGACCAAGACGGGGTTGCCAAAACTCTGCAAGATTTATTCTTATAG
- a CDS encoding NCS2 family permease, which translates to MDKLFKLKENGTDVRTEVLAGLTTFFAMSYILFVNPQMLSQTGMPAQGVFLATIIGAVAGTLMMAFYANLPYAQAPGMGLNAFFTFTVVFGLGYSWQEALAMVFICGLISLVITLTNVRKMIIESIPNALRSAISAGIGVFLAYVGIKNAGLLKFSIDPGNYTVAGEGADKAQAAITANASAVPGLVSFNSPAVLVALAGLAITIFFVIKGIKGGIILSILTTTVLAIAVGLVDLSSIDFANNHVGAAFEDLKTIFGAALGSEGLGALISDTARLPETLMAILAFSLTDIFDTIGTLIGTGEKVGIVATNGENHQSDKLDKALYSDLIGTSIGAIAGTSNVTTYVESAAGIGAGGRTGLTALVVAICFAISSFFSPLLAIVPSSATAPILIIVGIMMLGSLKNIHWDDMAEAVPAFFTSIFMGFSYSITQGIAVGFLTYTLTKLVKGQAKDVHVMIWILDALFILNYISMAL; encoded by the coding sequence ATGGACAAATTATTTAAACTAAAAGAGAACGGTACAGACGTTCGTACAGAGGTTCTCGCTGGTTTAACAACTTTCTTTGCAATGAGCTATATTCTCTTTGTAAACCCACAAATGCTTTCACAAACAGGGATGCCTGCTCAGGGTGTCTTCTTAGCGACGATTATTGGTGCAGTAGCGGGTACCTTGATGATGGCTTTCTACGCTAACTTACCTTATGCTCAAGCGCCAGGGATGGGGCTGAATGCTTTCTTTACTTTTACAGTCGTATTTGGACTTGGTTATTCTTGGCAAGAAGCCCTAGCTATGGTCTTCATCTGTGGACTTATCTCATTGGTTATTACCTTGACAAATGTTCGTAAAATGATCATTGAATCGATTCCAAACGCCCTTCGCTCAGCTATTTCAGCTGGTATCGGTGTCTTTCTTGCCTACGTGGGGATTAAGAATGCTGGACTTTTGAAATTCTCTATCGATCCAGGAAATTACACGGTTGCAGGAGAAGGGGCTGATAAAGCTCAAGCAGCGATTACAGCAAATGCTTCAGCAGTTCCAGGCTTGGTCAGCTTTAATAGCCCAGCTGTTTTGGTGGCTTTGGCAGGACTTGCCATTACTATCTTCTTTGTTATCAAAGGAATTAAAGGAGGAATTATCCTCTCTATTTTGACAACAACTGTTCTCGCTATTGCAGTTGGTTTGGTTGATTTGTCTAGTATTGATTTTGCTAATAACCATGTTGGTGCAGCTTTTGAAGATTTGAAGACAATCTTTGGTGCAGCTCTTGGTTCAGAAGGTTTGGGAGCTTTGATTTCAGATACAGCTCGCTTGCCTGAAACGCTTATGGCTATTCTTGCCTTCTCGTTGACAGATATTTTTGATACAATTGGTACCTTGATTGGTACAGGTGAAAAAGTTGGTATCGTAGCGACAAATGGTGAAAATCACCAATCAGATAAGTTAGACAAGGCCCTTTATTCAGACTTGATTGGTACTTCAATTGGTGCCATCGCAGGTACTTCAAACGTAACGACTTATGTTGAGTCTGCTGCTGGTATCGGGGCAGGTGGACGTACTGGTTTGACAGCCTTGGTTGTAGCTATCTGTTTTGCGATTTCAAGTTTCTTTAGCCCACTTCTAGCTATCGTACCTTCATCTGCTACAGCACCAATCTTGATTATTGTTGGGATTATGATGCTTGGTAGCTTGAAAAATATCCATTGGGATGATATGGCTGAAGCAGTTCCTGCCTTCTTCACTTCTATCTTTATGGGATTCAGTTACTCTATCACTCAAGGGATTGCAGTTGGTTTCCTGACTTACACTTTGACTAAGCTTGTCAAAGGTCAAGCTAAAGATGTTCATGTCATGATTTGGATTTTGGATGCCTTGTTTATCCTTAACTACATCAGCATGGCCTTATAA
- a CDS encoding CPBP family intramembrane glutamic endopeptidase, giving the protein MKEKNMWKEFLNRAGWLLIFLLGTILYQIPIGVTAILTLNAVPLLQSGLIVAGISIVVLALFIFGARKTQLASFNFSFFRATDLARLGLSYLVIFCSNILGSILLQLSNETTTANQSQINDMVQNSSLISSFFLLTLLAPICEEILCRGIVPKKIFRGKENLGFIVGTIVFALLHQPSNLPSLLIYGVMSIVLSWTAYKTQRLEMSILLHMIVNGVAFCLLALVVIMSRTLGISV; this is encoded by the coding sequence ATGAAAGAGAAAAATATGTGGAAAGAATTCTTGAATCGTGCAGGTTGGCTGTTAATCTTTTTGCTGGGGACCATTTTATATCAGATTCCTATAGGAGTTACTGCTATTTTAACTTTAAATGCAGTACCACTGTTACAGTCAGGACTGATAGTTGCTGGTATTTCGATTGTAGTTTTGGCACTATTTATTTTTGGAGCTCGTAAAACGCAATTAGCTAGTTTTAATTTTTCTTTTTTTAGAGCTACAGACCTAGCACGTTTGGGCTTGAGTTATTTAGTCATTTTCTGTTCAAATATACTTGGTTCTATCTTGTTACAACTGTCAAATGAGACGACAACAGCTAACCAGTCTCAGATTAACGATATGGTTCAGAATAGTTCCCTGATTTCCAGTTTCTTCTTGCTGACCTTGCTTGCTCCGATTTGTGAGGAAATTTTGTGTCGTGGGATTGTTCCTAAAAAGATTTTCCGAGGCAAGGAGAACTTGGGATTTATAGTCGGTACGATTGTGTTTGCTTTATTGCACCAACCAAGTAATTTACCTTCTTTATTGATTTATGGAGTTATGTCGATCGTTCTATCTTGGACGGCTTACAAGACCCAACGTTTGGAAATGTCTATCTTACTTCACATGATTGTGAATGGGGTTGCTTTCTGTTTGTTGGCTCTTGTGGTGATTATGAGTCGGACATTAGGGATTTCTGTTTAA
- the folP gene encoding dihydropteroate synthase, translating into MMKSLEGVNDMSSKANHAKTAICGIINVTPDSFSDGGQFFALEQALQQARKLIAEGASMLDIGGESTRPGSSYVEIEEEIQRVVPVIKAIRKGSDVLISIDTWKSQVAEAALAAGANLVNDITGLMGDEKMAHVVAKAGAKVVIMFNPVMARPQHPSSLIFPHFGFGQAFTEEELADFETLPIEDLMEAFFGRALARANQAGITQENILLDPGIGFGLTKKENLFLLRDMDKLHQKGYPIFLGVSRKRFVINILEESGFEVNPETEVGFSNRDIASAHVTSIAARQGVEVVRVHDVASHRMAVEIASAIRLADEAENLDLKQYK; encoded by the coding sequence ATGATGAAAAGCCTTGAGGGAGTGAACGATATGTCAAGTAAAGCCAATCATGCAAAGACAGCTATTTGCGGAATTATCAATGTAACCCCAGATTCCTTTTCGGATGGTGGTCAATTTTTTGCTCTTGAGCAGGCTCTCCAGCAGGCTCGTAAATTGATAGCTGAAGGAGCCAGCATGCTAGATATCGGTGGAGAATCAACTCGGCCGGGAAGTAGCTATGTTGAGATAGAAGAGGAAATCCAGCGAGTTGTTCCAGTGATTAAAGCGATTCGCAAGGGAAGTGATGTCCTCATTTCCATTGATACTTGGAAAAGTCAAGTAGCAGAAGCTGCTTTGGCTGCTGGCGCCAATCTGGTCAATGACATCACTGGCCTCATGGGAGATGAAAAAATGGCCCATGTGGTTGCTAAGGCAGGAGCGAAAGTGGTTATCATGTTTAATCCAGTCATGGCGCGACCTCAGCACCCTAGCTCGCTCATCTTCCCTCATTTTGGTTTTGGTCAAGCTTTTACAGAGGAAGAGTTAGCTGACTTTGAAACATTGCCAATCGAAGACTTGATGGAGGCTTTCTTTGGCAGAGCCTTAGCGAGAGCGAATCAAGCTGGAATCACACAAGAAAATATCCTGTTGGATCCAGGAATTGGCTTTGGTCTGACCAAGAAAGAAAATCTGTTTCTTTTACGGGACATGGATAAACTACATCAGAAGGGCTATCCAATCTTTCTTGGAGTTTCCCGCAAGCGATTTGTCATCAATATCCTTGAAGAAAGTGGCTTTGAAGTTAATCCTGAGACGGAAGTCGGTTTCAGCAATCGAGACATAGCTTCGGCTCATGTAACTAGTATCGCTGCGAGACAGGGGGTAGAAGTGGTGCGCGTGCATGATGTAGCTAGTCACAGGATGGCAGTTGAAATTGCCTCCGCTATTCGTCTGGCTGATGAAGCGGAAAATTTAGATTTAAAACAATATAAATAA
- a CDS encoding bifunctional folylpolyglutamate synthase/dihydrofolate synthase codes for MKEIENNQWIANYRTDQPHFGLERMVELLALRGNPHLKLKVIHIGGTNGKGSTIAFLKNMLEKLGLRVGVFSSPYLIHYTDQISINGESIPEARLESLMADYQSLLEGKVAANLQGTTEFEIITAIAYDYFASEQVDVAIMEVGMGGLLDSTNVCQPILTGITTIGLDHVALLGDTLEAIAEQKAGIIKQGIPLVTGRIAPEALAVIDNIAEDKNVPRIRYERDYQVRHQESVVTGEIFDYTSSVRQGRLQTGLIGLHQIENAGMAIALLDTFCKEDGRELASNYLLAQALEETSWPGRLEIVSKDPLMILDGAHNPHAIKALLATLQERFADYHKEILFTCIKTKALEDMLDLLETLSNTKITLTHFEDSRATDEKVLKEMAESRNLSYQDWQDFLEQKLTDKTEEKQTVRIVTGSLYFLSQVRAYLMERKNENGYTKD; via the coding sequence ATGAAAGAAATCGAAAACAATCAGTGGATTGCTAACTACCGGACGGACCAACCGCATTTTGGCTTGGAACGCATGGTGGAACTGTTAGCTTTGCGTGGCAATCCCCATCTCAAACTCAAGGTTATCCATATCGGAGGGACCAATGGCAAGGGGTCTACCATTGCTTTTTTGAAAAATATGCTAGAAAAACTAGGGCTCAGAGTTGGTGTTTTCAGCTCGCCCTATCTCATTCATTATACAGACCAGATTAGCATCAATGGGGAATCTATCCCAGAGGCGAGACTAGAATCCCTCATGGCAGACTATCAGTCTTTGCTTGAAGGAAAAGTGGCTGCCAATTTGCAGGGGACAACCGAGTTTGAAATAATTACAGCCATAGCCTATGACTATTTTGCTTCAGAACAAGTCGATGTGGCCATCATGGAAGTTGGTATGGGCGGACTTTTGGATAGTACCAATGTCTGTCAGCCTATTTTGACAGGAATTACGACTATTGGATTGGACCATGTAGCCCTACTTGGTGACACCTTGGAAGCCATAGCAGAGCAGAAAGCTGGTATTATCAAACAAGGTATTCCCTTGGTGACAGGTCGTATCGCTCCAGAAGCTTTGGCTGTGATTGACAATATTGCAGAAGATAAAAATGTACCCAGAATAAGATATGAGAGAGATTATCAGGTCCGTCATCAAGAAAGCGTGGTGACAGGCGAAATCTTTGATTATACCAGTTCTGTCAGACAAGGTCGTCTCCAGACTGGTCTGATTGGTTTGCATCAGATAGAGAATGCTGGGATGGCCATAGCTTTACTTGATACTTTTTGTAAAGAGGATGGTCGAGAACTAGCAAGCAATTACTTGCTTGCTCAAGCCTTGGAAGAAACAAGTTGGCCGGGGCGTTTGGAAATTGTGTCAAAAGACCCCTTGATGATTTTAGATGGAGCCCATAATCCCCATGCTATCAAGGCCTTGTTGGCTACCTTGCAAGAACGTTTTGCGGATTATCATAAGGAAATTCTCTTTACTTGTATCAAAACCAAGGCCTTGGAGGATATGTTGGACTTGCTAGAAACTTTGTCCAATACTAAGATTACACTAACTCATTTTGAGGATAGTCGGGCGACTGATGAAAAAGTCTTGAAAGAGATGGCTGAGTCTAGAAATCTCAGTTACCAAGATTGGCAGGATTTTCTAGAGCAAAAATTGACAGATAAAACAGAAGAGAAACAAACAGTTAGGATTGTCACGGGCTCCTTGTATTTCTTGAGCCAAGTGAGAGCCTATCTGATGGAAAGGAAAAACGAAAATGGATACACAAAAGATTGA
- the folE gene encoding GTP cyclohydrolase I FolE yields the protein MDTQKIEAAVKMIIEAVGEDANREGLQETPARVARMYQEIFSGLGQTAEEHLSKSFEIIDDNMVVEKDIFFHTMCEHHFLPFYGRAHIAYIPDGRVAGLSKLARTVEVYSKKPQIQERLNIEVADALMEYLGAKGAFVVIEAEHMCMSMRGVRKPGTATLTTVARGLFETDKDLRDQAYRLMGL from the coding sequence ATGGATACACAAAAGATTGAAGCAGCTGTAAAAATGATTATCGAGGCTGTCGGAGAGGACGCTAATCGCGAGGGCTTGCAGGAAACACCTGCTCGTGTGGCTCGTATGTACCAAGAGATTTTTTCAGGTCTTGGTCAAACGGCGGAGGAACATTTGTCAAAATCCTTTGAGATTATCGACGATAACATGGTGGTAGAAAAGGATATCTTTTTCCATACCATGTGTGAACATCACTTTCTACCATTTTATGGGAGAGCACATATTGCCTACATTCCAGATGGCCGTGTAGCAGGTTTGTCTAAGCTAGCCCGAACGGTTGAAGTTTATTCTAAAAAGCCACAGATTCAAGAGCGTTTGAATATCGAAGTAGCAGATGCCTTGATGGAGTATTTGGGAGCCAAGGGAGCCTTCGTTGTGATTGAAGCAGAGCATATGTGTATGAGCATGCGTGGTGTTAGAAAACCAGGCACTGCAACCTTGACGACAGTAGCTCGTGGTCTATTTGAAACAGATAAGGACCTTCGAGATCAGGCTTATCGCTTAATGGGACTATAA
- the folK gene encoding 2-amino-4-hydroxy-6-hydroxymethyldihydropteridine diphosphokinase, whose protein sequence is MDQLQIKDLEIFAYHGLFPSEKELGQKFVVSAILSYDMTKAATDLDLTASVHYGELCQQWTTWFQETSEDLIETVAYKLVERTFEAYPLVQEIKLELKKPWAPVHLPLDTCSVTIHRRKQRAFIALGSNMGDKRENLKQAIAKLRARGIHILKESSVLTTEPWGGVEQDSFANQVVEVETWLPAPVLLETLLAIESEMGRVREVHWGPRLIDLDLLFVEDQVLYTDDLILPHPYIAERLFVLESLQEIAPHFIHPTLKQPIRNLYDALKK, encoded by the coding sequence ATGGATCAACTGCAGATTAAGGATTTGGAAATTTTTGCCTATCATGGTCTTTTTCCTAGTGAGAAAGAATTGGGGCAGAAGTTTGTCGTTTCCGCAATCCTATCCTATGATATGACCAAGGCGGCTACAGACTTGGATTTAACAGCTTCTGTCCATTACGGAGAATTGTGTCAGCAGTGGACGACTTGGTTTCAGGAAACGAGTGAAGATTTGATTGAAACGGTAGCCTACAAACTGGTGGAACGTACCTTTGAGGCTTATCCTCTTGTCCAAGAAATAAAGCTGGAACTCAAAAAACCTTGGGCACCAGTGCATTTGCCGCTAGATACTTGCTCGGTAACCATCCATCGCCGCAAGCAACGAGCCTTTATCGCCCTAGGAAGCAATATGGGGGATAAGCGAGAAAACTTGAAACAAGCCATCGCCAAACTGCGAGCTCGTGGCATCCATATTCTCAAAGAGTCCAGTGTCTTGACGACGGAGCCTTGGGGTGGTGTGGAGCAGGATAGCTTTGCTAATCAAGTGGTTGAGGTTGAAACATGGTTGCCGGCCCCAGTTCTATTAGAGACCTTGTTAGCCATTGAGTCAGAGATGGGACGGGTGAGAGAAGTGCATTGGGGACCGCGCTTGATTGACCTGGATTTGCTTTTTGTAGAGGACCAGGTCCTCTATACAGACGACCTCATCTTGCCTCATCCTTATATAGCTGAGCGCCTCTTTGTCCTTGAGTCCTTACAGGAAATTGCGCCTCATTTTATCCATCCGACATTAAAGCAACCTATCCGCAACTTGTATGATGCTTTGAAAAAATAG
- a CDS encoding DUF960 domain-containing protein, whose amino-acid sequence MAFTNTHMRSASFGIVTSLPDDIIDSFWYIIDHFLKNVFELEEELEFQLLNNQGTITFHFSSQHLPTSIDFDFNHPFDPLYPPKVLVLDMDGRETILLPEENDLF is encoded by the coding sequence ATGGCTTTTACCAATACCCACATGCGGTCTGCTAGTTTTGGCATTGTTACCAGCTTGCCTGATGATATCATTGACTCTTTTTGGTATATCATCGACCATTTCTTAAAAAATGTCTTTGAATTGGAAGAAGAACTCGAGTTTCAATTGCTTAATAACCAAGGAACAATTACCTTCCACTTTTCAAGTCAACACCTCCCTACAAGCATTGATTTTGACTTTAACCATCCTTTCGACCCTCTTTATCCCCCAAAAGTACTGGTTTTAGATATGGACGGTAGAGAAACGATCCTCCTCCCAGAAGAAAATGACCTATTTTAA
- the ccpA gene encoding catabolite control protein A has translation MNTDDTITIYDVAREAGVSMATVSRVVNGNKNVKENTRKKVLEVIDRLDYRPNAVARGLASKKTTTVGVVIPNITNGYFSTLAKGIDDIAEMYKYNIVLANSDEDDDKEISVVNTLFSKQVDGIIFMGYHLTEKIRSEFSRSRTPVVLAGTVDVEHQLPSVNIDYKQATIDAMSYLAKENERIAFVSGPLVDDINGKVRLVGYKEALKKAGISYSEGLVFESKYTYEDGYALAERLISSNATAAVVTGDELAAGVLNGLADHGVSVPEEFEIITSDDSQISRFTRPNLTTIAQPLYDLGAISMRMLTKIMHKEELEEREVLLPHGLTERRSTRKRK, from the coding sequence ATGAATACAGACGATACAATAACGATTTATGATGTCGCCCGTGAAGCAGGGGTTTCAATGGCGACGGTTAGCCGTGTAGTCAATGGCAATAAGAATGTAAAAGAGAATACCCGTAAAAAAGTGCTTGAGGTGATTGATCGTTTGGATTACCGTCCAAATGCCGTAGCGCGTGGTCTTGCAAGTAAAAAGACAACCACTGTCGGAGTTGTGATTCCAAATATTACCAATGGTTATTTCTCAACGCTTGCTAAAGGGATTGATGATATCGCTGAAATGTACAAGTACAATATTGTCCTTGCTAATAGTGATGAAGATGATGACAAGGAAATTTCAGTTGTCAATACACTGTTTTCTAAGCAAGTGGATGGGATCATCTTTATGGGGTACCACTTGACTGAAAAAATTCGTTCAGAGTTTTCTCGTTCACGGACACCAGTTGTTCTTGCAGGGACAGTGGATGTAGAACATCAGCTTCCAAGTGTCAATATTGACTACAAACAAGCTACGATTGATGCGATGAGCTACCTTGCTAAAGAAAATGAGCGCATCGCTTTCGTAAGCGGTCCGCTAGTGGATGATATCAATGGTAAGGTTCGTTTGGTTGGCTACAAGGAAGCCTTGAAAAAAGCAGGGATTTCCTATAGCGAAGGATTGGTATTTGAATCTAAATACACTTATGAAGATGGTTATGCCTTGGCTGAACGCTTGATTTCATCAAACGCAACTGCAGCAGTTGTAACAGGTGATGAATTGGCAGCAGGTGTCTTGAATGGTTTGGCTGATCACGGTGTGTCTGTGCCAGAAGAGTTTGAAATCATTACTAGTGATGATTCACAAATCTCACGCTTTACCCGTCCAAACTTGACGACTATTGCTCAACCTCTTTATGACCTTGGTGCCATTAGTATGCGTATGCTGACTAAGATTATGCACAAGGAAGAGTTGGAAGAACGCGAAGTTCTCTTACCTCATGGTTTGACAGAACGTCGTTCAACACGAAAACGTAAATAG
- a CDS encoding asparaginase produces the protein MPKKILVLHTGGTISMQADASGAVVTSSDNPMNHVSNPLKGIQVHALDFFNLPSPHIKPKHMLALYQKIKEEADNYDGVVITHGTDTLEETAYFLDTMEVPHMPIVLTGAMRSSNELGSDGVYNYLSALRVASDDRAADKGVLVVMNDEIHAAKYVTKTHTTNVGTFQTPTHGPLGLIMKQEILYFKTAEPRVRFDLEHIQGLVPIISAYAGMTDELIDMLDLEQLDGLIIQAFGAGNVPKETAQKLESLLQKGIPVALVSRCFNGIAEPVYAYQGGGVQLQKEGVFFVKELNAQKARLKLLIALNAGLTGQALKDYMEG, from the coding sequence ATGCCTAAGAAAATCCTTGTTTTACATACGGGTGGGACTATTTCCATGCAAGCCGATGCTTCTGGCGCTGTTGTGACGAGTTCAGATAATCCCATGAACCATGTGTCCAATCCTCTTAAAGGAATCCAAGTCCACGCCTTGGACTTTTTTAACCTGCCAAGTCCCCATATCAAACCAAAGCATATGCTGGCCCTCTATCAAAAAATCAAAGAGGAAGCAGATAACTACGATGGTGTTGTCATCACGCACGGAACCGATACCCTAGAAGAAACCGCCTATTTCCTGGATACCATGGAAGTTCCCCACATGCCTATCGTTCTAACAGGGGCCATGCGTAGTTCCAACGAACTCGGAAGCGATGGTGTCTATAATTATCTGAGTGCTTTAAGGGTGGCTAGCGATGACAGGGCTGCTGACAAAGGAGTTTTGGTCGTTATGAACGATGAAATCCACGCTGCCAAGTATGTCACCAAAACACATACGACCAACGTCGGCACCTTCCAGACCCCAACACATGGCCCCCTTGGTCTGATTATGAAACAGGAAATTCTCTACTTTAAAACGGCTGAACCTCGTGTTCGCTTTGACCTTGAACACATACAAGGCTTGGTTCCTATCATATCAGCCTATGCTGGTATGACAGATGAGCTGATTGATATGCTGGATTTGGAACAATTGGACGGTTTGATTATCCAAGCCTTCGGAGCTGGTAATGTTCCCAAAGAAACAGCTCAAAAATTAGAAAGCCTTCTGCAAAAAGGAATCCCAGTTGCCCTGGTTTCACGATGCTTTAACGGTATTGCTGAACCTGTTTATGCCTACCAGGGTGGGGGCGTGCAGTTGCAAAAAGAAGGTGTCTTCTTTGTTAAAGAACTCAACGCCCAAAAAGCCCGCTTGAAACTCCTCATCGCCCTCAATGCCGGATTAACAGGACAGGCTTTGAAAGACTATATGGAAGGCTGA
- a CDS encoding Cof-type HAD-IIB family hydrolase — protein MEVKAVFFDIDGTLVNDRKSVLKSTKDAIKIVKEQGVLVGVATGRGPFFVKELMDDLDLDFAVTYNGQYIFNKDRVLFTSPISKLHLRQLIGYAKKEGKEIALGTKDAMLGSKIMSFGLGSFSQRISRFVPSVLTRTVSQSFNRMVSKVVPQEEEDLLHLMNQPIYQVLMLMTPEETEKVAADFEDLKLTRSNPFAADVINQGNSKLEGIRRVGKEYGFDLNQVMAFGDSDNDLEMLAGVGMSVAMGNGSSSVKEVAKHITTSNQQDGIHKALEHFGVLASEKVFVSRDYHFNKVKTFHHMMDERTQEEPRAWDLEGATHRAGFKIEELVEFVRAASPSEEDFGQALSQLHQALDQAAEKVAKKTPAQQDLVGQVDALIDTLYFIYGSFVLMGVDPERIFDIVHQANMGKIFPDGKAHFDPVTHKILKPDDWEERYTPEPAIKKEIERQIKAYERHKKRNNTQ, from the coding sequence ATGGAAGTCAAAGCTGTTTTTTTTGATATCGATGGAACCTTGGTCAACGATCGCAAGAGTGTTTTGAAATCCACTAAGGACGCGATTAAGATTGTCAAAGAGCAAGGAGTGCTTGTTGGTGTAGCGACAGGGCGAGGCCCTTTTTTTGTTAAGGAATTGATGGACGATTTAGATTTGGATTTTGCGGTAACCTACAATGGTCAATATATCTTTAATAAAGACAGAGTCTTGTTCACGAGTCCTATTTCCAAGTTACATTTGCGCCAGCTGATTGGCTATGCTAAAAAAGAGGGCAAGGAGATTGCCCTAGGGACCAAGGATGCTATGTTGGGCTCTAAAATCATGTCCTTTGGTCTGGGTTCTTTTTCCCAACGAATCAGTCGCTTCGTTCCCTCTGTTTTAACTCGGACGGTGAGTCAGTCCTTTAATCGCATGGTTAGCAAGGTTGTTCCCCAAGAGGAAGAAGATCTGCTTCATCTGATGAATCAGCCTATCTACCAAGTTTTGATGCTGATGACGCCAGAAGAAACTGAGAAGGTGGCAGCTGATTTTGAAGACTTGAAATTGACACGTAGCAATCCTTTTGCAGCGGATGTCATCAATCAAGGAAACTCTAAATTGGAAGGCATTCGCCGAGTTGGGAAAGAATATGGCTTTGACCTCAACCAAGTGATGGCCTTTGGTGACTCGGATAACGACCTTGAAATGCTGGCTGGTGTTGGTATGTCGGTCGCTATGGGAAATGGTAGCAGCAGTGTCAAGGAAGTTGCCAAGCACATCACAACCAGTAATCAGCAAGATGGAATCCACAAGGCCTTGGAACATTTTGGTGTTCTGGCCTCAGAAAAAGTCTTTGTCAGTCGTGACTATCATTTTAATAAAGTTAAGACCTTCCACCACATGATGGATGAACGGACCCAAGAAGAACCTCGAGCTTGGGACTTAGAAGGTGCCACCCACAGGGCTGGTTTTAAAATAGAAGAATTGGTGGAGTTTGTCCGAGCAGCCAGTCCCTCTGAAGAGGACTTTGGTCAAGCTCTATCACAACTTCATCAAGCTCTTGATCAAGCAGCAGAAAAAGTAGCCAAGAAAACACCTGCCCAGCAAGATTTGGTAGGGCAGGTGGATGCCTTGATTGATACGCTTTACTTCATCTATGGTAGCTTTGTTTTGATGGGAGTGGATCCAGAACGGATTTTTGACATTGTCCATCAGGCTAATATGGGGAAAATTTTTCCTGACGGCAAAGCTCACTTTGATCCAGTGACCCACAAAATCTTAAAACCAGATGACTGGGAGGAGAGATATACTCCAGAGCCTGCCATTAAAAAGGAAATTGAGCGCCAGATAAAGGCCTATGAGCGCCATAAAAAGAGAAATAATACTCAATGA